The following nucleotide sequence is from Melioribacteraceae bacterium.
AATTTTAATAATCTTTTTTACTAAAAATAATAATGCTGAGTGCAATACTGAGAATGAGAAATACTGCCGATGTAAATATAGGTTGGAAATCATAAATGCTTCCGCCGACGGCTATGTCACTTGTTATTGAACCTAACTCCGATGTTTTAGGGACGATGTAATAAAGTCCCTCAAGAATAATTTCTAGAACTTTACTGTCCGCAAGCATCATGATTTGATCGCGAATACTAAGAATTGGAGAAAGTATGAAGAAGATAATATAAGACAACATCATAGCTAAAATTGAGCTTTGAGATAAAATCCCAATAAGAATTATAAGTGAATAGAGAACAGCAAAGGCAAATGTTATGGTGACTATTGTTAATAAAAATGAAAGATGCCAGATTCCGAATTTCAATCCGATCAAAAACCAAATCCCAATCACTAAATATGCAATGTTAAGTAAAACGACAAGTGTTCCTCCTAAGAACTTGCCGAAAATAATTTGTGATCTGGAGATAGGTTTAGAAAGTATTACATCAATATTTCCCTTTTCTAACATATTAGGTATAAATGACGAAGCCGAAAAAATTGAAAGAAATAAACCACCACCAAAAAGAGGGATGACTATAAATAGTTTTATTCCACCGACTACCTCCTCTAATACTCCGAGGTCCTTTCCTGTATCCATTTGAATTGAGCCGGATAAATCTTCTAATCCAACCGCAGCAAATGTTATGATAAATAAAACAAGTACGAGTGTTGAAACGCCTGCAAACATTATAAATATTTTGCGAGCAAAAGCTTCTCTAATAGTCTGTTTTGTAATTTCAAGTATATTATACATTTTCTTTCTGCTTATCCGATTCATTAATTAGTGAAATGAACATATCTTCGAGACTCATTTTTACAGGAATGATTCCTTTAATTATTTGGTTTTTCTCCCTTAACTTATCGATGACCGAATTTAATTCTGATTCATTTAATACTTTTACTTCAAAACCATTAGGAGAGGTTTGAGTAACGGAGAACTCAGTCAAATTATTATTTAGCCAATCACTTTCAACTTCAGCAGCAAGCTTGATTGAGTACGTTTCCTTATTAGTTGTAAGATCCTCAACGGTTCCTTCTTTTATTAATTCCCCCTTGTTAAGAATTGCAACACGATCACTAATAAGTTCAACTTCAGAAAGTAAGTGACTATTAATAAATATTGTTTTGCCTTGATTTTTCAGACCAAGCAAAATATCTCGTATCTCTTTTCTTCCAATCGGATCAACGCCATCAGTTGGTTCATCAAGAAAAATTAAATCAGGATCATTAATTAATGCTTGAGCTAAACCGAGTCTTTGCATCATACCTTTGGAGTACTTTTTAACTTTTGTCTTACGCCATTTTTCCATCTTTACCAAATTGAGCAAATCATCTGTTCGAGACTTAATCTCGTCATCTTTACAACCCGTAAGTCTCGCTACAGATTTTAAAACATCTTCTCCATTTAAATAAGGCGGGAATTTATGATTCTCGGGTAAATAACCAACACGATTTCTGATTTCATAATTTGCAATATTCTGTCCAAGTATCTTGGCACTTCCTAGCGTTGGGTAAACAATTCCAAGCAAGATTTTGACCAGTGTAGTTTTCCCGGCACCATTTGGGCCAAGCAATCCGAATACCGTTCCTTCAGTGACACTTAAATTGAAATCTTTAAGTGCAGTAACACTTCTCTTTTTTGAACTTGATTCGTATATTTTTGTAAGATTTGAAACTTCGACAGTAATCATTAATCGTGTTATTGTTATTTTAAGTTCATTAATTATATGTTTTCTTTTACACTTTACCAAATAAGTTTGTAATGACAATTAATCAGACGCTTGAAAAATATTTTGGTTACAAAACTTTTCGTCCGGGGCAAGAAGAAATAATAAACTCCATTCT
It contains:
- a CDS encoding ABC transporter permease subunit, which produces MYNILEITKQTIREAFARKIFIMFAGVSTLVLVLFIITFAAVGLEDLSGSIQMDTGKDLGVLEEVVGGIKLFIVIPLFGGGLFLSIFSASSFIPNMLEKGNIDVILSKPISRSQIIFGKFLGGTLVVLLNIAYLVIGIWFLIGLKFGIWHLSFLLTIVTITFAFAVLYSLIILIGILSQSSILAMMLSYIIFFILSPILSIRDQIMMLADSKVLEIILEGLYYIVPKTSELGSITSDIAVGGSIYDFQPIFTSAVFLILSIALSIIIFSKKDY
- a CDS encoding ABC transporter ATP-binding protein; translation: MITVEVSNLTKIYESSSKKRSVTALKDFNLSVTEGTVFGLLGPNGAGKTTLVKILLGIVYPTLGSAKILGQNIANYEIRNRVGYLPENHKFPPYLNGEDVLKSVARLTGCKDDEIKSRTDDLLNLVKMEKWRKTKVKKYSKGMMQRLGLAQALINDPDLIFLDEPTDGVDPIGRKEIRDILLGLKNQGKTIFINSHLLSEVELISDRVAILNKGELIKEGTVEDLTTNKETYSIKLAAEVESDWLNNNLTEFSVTQTSPNGFEVKVLNESELNSVIDKLREKNQIIKGIIPVKMSLEDMFISLINESDKQKENV